A stretch of DNA from Peromyscus maniculatus bairdii isolate BWxNUB_F1_BW_parent chromosome 7, HU_Pman_BW_mat_3.1, whole genome shotgun sequence:
ttctatgacaTATGCCTGCTTGGCCTGTAAGCAGCCATTTTAACTTCATTCAGACACTTGTTTAGACAGAATCGTATAAAAGTTTAAACATGATGCCTGTGTTGGTGTGAGTGCACTCAGAATTTACTCCTAAATTAAGGCCAGCATTATTCTGTAGAATGTTCCAATTGACTGACCATGTCAGTAGACATTAGTTTGAATGAGATAGATCCAGAAACCTTGGCCAATCAGTATTATGTATTAAAATGTTTAGTAGCCCGAGATCTGTGAAAACCCACCACATTATATGATGAATACATCAGTAATATGAGGACCTCTATGTGTTGCCTTTGGACAAATCATAGAGAAGCCTGTAGCTCAACTTTGTGACAGAGCTCTGAAGCAAGGTTAGGAAACTAAACCACACAACACAactgttggtggtggtttttattcttttggctcttttgctctttggggagcctgccacccagctcccaaataaaccacacatggaggcttattctttcttaaaaatgcctggccttagcttggtttgtttctagccagcttttcttaaattaatccatctaccttttgcctctgggtttttacctttctctatctctgtatatctttacttctttctctgtggcttcctgTGTAGCTACGTGGCTGGCTCTtggagtcttcctctcctcctctttctcactcctatttattctctcttcctgccagctctgcctatcctttctcgtGCCTTGCTACCGGCTGTTCAGCTCTtgattaaaccaatcaggtgttttagacaggcacagtaacacagcttcacagagttaaacaaacacaacataaaagaatgcaacacatctttgcatcattaaaacaaatgttccacagcataaacacatgtaacacatcttaaaacattCCAGAACACACAACCAAGGCAATTAGGAGTTAACAGACCTGTTCAAAGCTACACCACAGGTCTATATGCAGATaacaccaggacagccagggttacacattatctgcttttgtgttttgaaacaatGACTACTCTTTGGATAACCAACCaaccatacaaacaaacaaacaaaaatgaagtatTTGATGGTAGCTCAAGAGGGACATGGGTTCCTGACATAAGTATAATTTATATCCCTAGCATCCAGATAACCCCCAAAGCATCAAGTAACTGTTTCTGGTTCAATGAAATACAGAAAGTACACATTCTTAGGAACTTTCTCACATGTAGAAAGGATATGTCTATACTATACTGAATAAAATACAGCTTTCAAAAAAATCAGAGGTGTGTGTGCTAAAAATGTAGAGAGACATACATTATTGTGTGAAATGCCTCAAAACATCTCTACCATTCCAGAGTAACTACAGTTTTTGAGACTAACAATTTCAGTACAATAACCTCAACAAGGGTGTACCTATTAAGAACAAGCTTGAAGGTGGAAGCCAACTAAGAATTGACAAACATGTCCAGAGCGGTGGCACActtttttaatcccaggactcactcaggaggcagaggcaagaggatatctatgagttggaggccagcctggcctaccaatgaattccaggatggccagggctacatggtgagacactttctcaaaaataaaaataaaaaataaaaaaaaaacaacaaaaatgctaataaaaacaaacaaaaagagggtTGATAAATATATGttaagttttaaaagtaaaatgcttTGTAAAAGCAGCAAATACCAAAGTTATAACGTAAACCAATATTATACTGtgtataatattaaaaacaaatatttaaataagataTTCTGAAAACTATTGAGCAGAACAGTAGAAGGGACTGGACTCAGTGGCCAGTTTAGTCATACCTTGGTTTGAACAGCAATTCCCCATACCCTAGTCCTAGTCCAACAAACGTACAGGTGTGATCACTATGCTCAGTGCTCACTCTGGGCCGTCTCTAAAGTGCACTGGCGGCACCGTGGCATGGATATACAGAATCACATAACCATGGCAGCAGCGGGTCACAGAGGGTGAGCTCACAATCCCTACTGAGATATCGGACTGCTGGCTGCTCTGCAGGCAAGTGTGCTTATTCAAGTTCGGCACCACACATAAGAAGGAGTGATTTTTGTTGGTGTTACGTATGTGCTATTCTTCCCTAAGTGAGGGAGTCCCTGCAGGTGTCATACTGGGAAGTGAACTGTATGAAGAAaaaagataagaatgaaaactcGGTGGCTGCAGATGGTGGCGGcggaggtgcatgcctttaatcccttcaatcccagtacttgggaggcagagttaggcggatctctgtgagttcaaggccagcctggtctacagattgagattcaggacaggcatcaaaactacacagagaaaccctgtctcaagaaaccaaaaacaaacaaacaaaaaaacccaaaatgtaaTGTTGTGAATGTAAATACCAAATCAAGTTTGGGTGTGGTGGGTGTATGcatttaatcctagtacttgggaggcagaggcaggtggatctttgtgagtttgaggccagcctggtctacagagcaagatccaggacaggcacaaagctacacagagaaaccctgtctcaaaaaatcaaaaaaaaaaaaaaaaaaaaaaaaaaaaaaaagaaagaaaacaaaattgattgCTCCATGGCATTATCCCTACCAAAATATCTATCAACCATCATAAACTACATGAACAAGCAAAGTACATGTTGTACAGATGTAAAAAGGTCAAAATGAAACACTTCATTTGTAGTAATTAAGAAATAcgaattaggggctggagagatggctcgaggttaagagcactagctggtcttccaggggacccaggttcaattcccagcaccctcacggtggctcacaactatctgtaactcctgtcccaggggaaccaacaccctcatacagacctacattcaggcaaaacaccaatgtgcataaaatacatgaaaagaaattaaataaatatgaattagcagccaggtgtggtggtacctttaattctagcactcaggaggcacaggcagatctcttagttgggagccagcctggtctacagagccagttccaggacatccgggctacacagagaaaccctgtctctgggaaaataaaataaaatttagagaaGATAGAAGGATAAATCTCTCACATAATCTGCTGCCTGAACTGAAACCCATTCAGGCTGGTTCCTTCCGGGGGATAACTGGGAAAATGAAACTGCTGGAAGTCCTGGTTGTAGTTGCTTGGTTTGGGTCGGGTACCAAGTGTTTAAAGAGCAGACATGAGGCTACAGGGAAAATGAGGGAGCAATAGTCACATGACCTCCACTTTCCTCTTAATCAAATTCAAACCAAAACACCTGGAGGCAAGACAGTGGCCAACTGAATAGCAGGGCCTGTTAAACAGCAAACACATTCTAATTCTTTCGAGGCTGAGATGGGTTCTGCAAGTACTATGCAGTAATATATACCTGGGAAACTAGGATTCCAAAAACTCTGCCTCCAAAATAAAGGGAAATCACAAATCAACTGGCGCCCAGATAAGAAAGACCAGGGATCTTATCTTCCTCACGTCTTCACAAAACTGATGCCCACAAACAACACGGTGGCTAGCTCCAGCTCCCTGTGGGAGTCTGAAAATAAGAGACAAGGTGTGGGTGATACAGGCTTGTGTGTTTGGGAAGTAGCCTCAGCTGGGAGCATCTCAGGAGAACAGCTTAAAACGAATATATGGACCTGTGGGAGCATCAGGGACATCTCTACCTCATGCCCAATAGCGACCCCAGTTAACTGGGAGACACCTAGAGAGGAGATGGCAGTTTAGACTGAAAGGAGAAATTCATGCACACATGAATTGggaatttagaaataaatgaaatttgtcaAATTTGTTGTGTATTTCAATAACCACTTCTGCCATTTAGTTTAAAACATGATACAGTACCGTGAAAGAAGACAGCAGACAGCAGGAGAGACATTCTATCGACCCTACTAGCCCGACCGCCCTGAGCCCATGTCTTTTAAAGTAACACGGAATAAACTAAAACACTGGAGGTCAGTTAAGTCAAGTCATCAAATCAAATTCTCAGGGTCAGCAGTATGCTGGGCAGGCCTAGGATGCAAGAGTCCGCccctgcctccgcctccgcccCCCACCCTTACCCCTCCCCGTGGCCCCAGCCCACCTACTTGCCTTGCACGCtctggctgggggcgtggccggATCAAGCCTTGAAAAGCGCGGCTTGCAGCCAGGTACCGCACCTACTCCTGCTTGCTGGCTGAGCCTTCCAGCATGGGGCCCCATACCACCGATGCTCACGCCGAGACGATGCGGGACCCTTCCTCGCACAAGCTGCTCGGCGCTCCGCCTGCATCTCCGCGGCTTCGTGTGCGGCCCTGGTGGTTCCCAGAGCACGAACTCGAGAATCCTCTGGTGCTCTATATGGAGGCCTGGCTGGCAGAAATGATCTTTGGTGAGCTTCTCACCACAGGGGTCTGGGTTAGCTCCCTGTATTATTCTATAGGGGCCGCAAGTCCATAATCAGTTCCCCAGTCCAGTCCAGTCTGTCCATCAAGCCCATCAGAGCCCGCCCCTTCTTTCCCACCTGAAGCCATTCTACTTAAAACTGCTTAGTCTCTTTATCTGTTTAGGCCCAAACCGATCCTTAATCTCAGAAATAGAGTGGATAAGCCAGGCTTTGCTGAGAGTGGATACAGTCGATTCTGGGAAGATGGCTGAAATCACTATATATGGACGACCCTCTGTAAAGAATCGAATGAAGAATATTCTCTCGAACCTGGCGACCTGGCACAAAGAACACCACGTCCAAAGAGGTGAGCGACTTTGGAGACCTACCTGGGGAGCAAGCCACGGGATGACTCCCAGCCTCCGGAAACTTTCTCACAATTTCTTGCAGTTTCCAAACACTGGGCAATGAGTGTCTCTGGGGATCCCTTTCGGAGGAGACCCTTGAGAACCCAAGTGCTGGCCGCACACACTCAGGCCCATCACCCTCCAGCTCAGCCTTAGGCAACACTCTTCCCAGATTCCAGGTCCAGGACCCCTTCTCTTTAAAACCACGCTAGAGCCGCCTCCTCTTCCCAACTCGAGGGAATTAGATACCATTTCCTCCCCCTGACTGTTGGTGTTGATCCTCTTTCAGCTGCGAAGATGAAACAACTTGAGGAATTCTTGAAGAGCCGTTCCTCAAACAACCAGCTTAAGCCGGTGAAAGAGGCTCCTGCTGACCGACAGGTGgtcccacctcagcccctggaggtgaagaaaaaaatagattcttAAAATCCCTacagatttgttttctttcctgcctttgtGGATACCTGTTTGCTTTCTTTGCAAATAGCAATTTGTAGAACTATTCCAATAtggaaatggctttttttttttgtctgttattTTCGTCACATGCAATAaagttaatttataaaaattagcCCAGTTGATGTGAGGTGCGTGTAGGTTGTATTCCTACAATTTCTAGTACATCTGTCAGGCTCTTGAGGATGGCTTAAGgtaagtgggttttttttgttgttgttgtttttgtgtctttttgtttgtttgtttgtttgttttcaagacagggtttctctgtgtaacagtcttggctgtcctggaactctttgtagaccaggctgtcctcgaactccctgagatctgcctgcctctgcctcccaagtgctgggattaggcagcagcagcaccaccaccaccaccaccagcagccttAAAATGGTTCTCTAAGTGTTTGAGATGGGGTAATGGTTTCCCAGGCTGGCTAACTCCTGTGCTCAAGCAATCATCATTTTGCCCGAGTTACCCCTGTAGTTAGGCAAAAGGACATCATTACGCTGTAAACTCTTCCTGCCTTTGTACTTCGTTGctattgagacagggtgtcttgaTGTAGAccttggctgccttggaactagtagacaaggctggccttgaacccagttctgtctgcttctacctcccaagttctttggtaatgtgcattggtattttgcctgtaggTATGTTTGTGTAAGAGTGTCAGATTCCGCTGGAGGtggagttgccatgtgggtgctgggaattgaacccaggttctcctcagtgctcttaaccactgacccatctctccagctccctacccCCTTTgtactcctccccacccccacacacagagtttctctgtaataatcctggctgtcctggaactcgatttgtagacaggctggcctcacagagatccatttgcctctgcctcctgagtgctggggttaaaggcttggaCCATTACTGTCCGGCCCCTTTGTacttttttcctggttttttgttgttgttgttgttttttaaacaacCTTCCGgctgtttcccctccttcctctcctccctcaccctccaacctcccccccatccactcttcttcCTGTTCAAGAGAGGGCCaggccttccatggatatcaaccaaacaaggCAGATCTACTTGAAGGCTAgatgaggcaactcagtatgaggaatagagtCCCAAAAGCGGGCACAAGAGTCAAAGACCACCCCTGCTCCCACTATTCGGAGtgcacaagaagaccaagtttcacaactgtaacatgtatgCACAGTGCCTAGGTCCTATGCagtctccctggttgttggttcagtctctgtgaagccCCTATGAGcctgggttttagttgattctgtgagttttcttgtccttgacccctctggctcctacaatcacCTCTTCTGCTCGATTCCCGATTACCTAGTTGATTTAAGGCAtcggtcctcaacctgtgggtctcttTGGGGTTTACATATCAGATAACCTGCACATCAGATTTTTTTCAGATTCGTAACAgcaaaattatgaagtagcaacaaaatttttACGGTTGGAGGTCAACACAACATGAACTGCATTTAAAAGattgcagcattaagaaggttgagaaccactggtttaaggTGTGCAAGAATtcacagccgggtggtggtggcggcacatgcttttaataccagcactccgagaggcagagccaggtttgagaccagcctgggctacagagtgagttccaggaaaggagcaaagctacacagagaaaccctgtctcaaaaaacaaaaacaaaaattcacgTTAGGAGCTCCTCAAAGTCCCTAGGCCTCGCCTCTGGATTCCCAGTGAGAGGATGCATTGATTTGCATTTGTAACCAGCTCAGCCTGCTGAAGCACTCCTTTAGGGCAATCATTTATAGCTGCCCTTTAACTTGGAGGCCCGCAGGTGTGTATGGCTCAGGGAGTTTCCCAGTCGTGAGGTGTAATGTCTACGAAGTCACACATCACAAAAATCTCAGGGAATATACTTCTACAGGCTGAGGTCATAGGCCTCAGAGCTGGCCGTCCCCGTGTTTTCTAGCAGTTTCTTTCAAATTGTAGCATTCTCTAGAGGGTGGGGACATTGAGGAGGAAAACAAACTTCCTCTGTCTGGGAACACTGAAACTTGCAAGGCTCACCAATCCctgtgagaagcagcagcagggagCACCGGCTCGAGGAGACTGGCCAGTTGAGCTGCCAAGAGCAGCTCCTGGGACCTGTCAGGCTACGTGTAGGAGTTGTAGTAAGAGCCCCAGGTTGCAGCTTTCCtgtcacccatgttgggtggcctTCTAAGTGCTACAGCTGATTCAGTCATCCTGTAATCCACCCTTACCCATACTCCTGGAACTCCAATTAAAGTCATTGGTTCACCAGTCAGGACGGGTGCAGTTAtgactttggtctgttgtgggttccctttctggggtgagtagactgTGTACTGTGTCACCTCAGGAAATGTCTTTCACACAACGTAGTGATGATGTGGCACACGTTCTTCATGGACCATGCAGCTTTCCTTTCCCCAGGACGCCAGGATGGTCAGTCTGCAGGACCGTACCGACTCTTGCTGTCTCCACCTCAGGAAGTGGAATTCTTGGTGCAAATGGCCTGGgggcacaggcctgtaaccctgaggaggcagagccaagcagatctgagttcaagcccagcctggtctacatagcaagttccaggctagccagagctatatacatggagatgctgtctcaaaaataatggtGCATGAACTCTGTGGAATTAGACAAAGTTATGGTTGGTTGGATATTTTTTCCCTTTGATAGATAATAAGGTGTTCTAACTCTTTACAgatgatttacacacacacacacagaagtgaggTCTTTCTAATTGAACACTggcttgttttattcattttcaaattcattttcccCCTGGCTTTAAATTctagagagtgtgtgtgtgtgtgtgtgtgtgtgtgtgtgtgtgtgtgtgtgcacatgctacTTGGGATTGAGCTTGGTAAACATAAAGGTAGATTTGATTAATCCGTGCAGATTTATACAACAGACAGTAATCCATTATTAACAGTACCTTCATGCTCTTACCCCTCAAAATTTTAGCCTGTATGCATTTTTATTTGATGCTGTTAAGCCATTTATGCTTCCTGTGTCTCTAGCTCTGCCCCATGTGTTAGGAATAGAGGATCCTGCTTTCTGTCTCACAGAGATTCATCATACTTTTTTCTTGGtgtgaattttattaaaaaaatcaaatattttatctattaaGCAGATTGATAAAGCATTATTAATAGAGTAatgcttaaaacattttttccagTAActtctggattttttgttttttgagacagggtttctctgtgtagctttgcatatttaattttttttttttaatgtgtacagatgttttgcctgtacctatgtatgtctgtgtaccacatatgtgctcagtgcctgcagaggccagaaaagggcatcagaacctcttggaacttgagttac
This window harbors:
- the Ooep gene encoding oocyte-expressed protein homolog; this translates as MGPHTTDAHAETMRDPSSHKLLGAPPASPRLRVRPWWFPEHELENPLVLYMEAWLAEMIFGPNRSLISEIEWISQALLRVDTVDSGKMAEITIYGRPSVKNRMKNILSNLATWHKEHHVQRAAKMKQLEEFLKSRSSNNQLKPVKEAPADRQVVPPQPLEVKKKIDS